A part of Phoenix dactylifera cultivar Barhee BC4 chromosome 2, palm_55x_up_171113_PBpolish2nd_filt_p, whole genome shotgun sequence genomic DNA contains:
- the LOC103697417 gene encoding uncharacterized protein LOC103697417, whose translation MKMNCIYLAETKVFQDENAIPCSSDSTGGLEEDNCLYFVIPELKLELFEKVSRNLPLILDVGRSKNSSICNQKSCPCSNELIFPNYINFISPNRKFAQHFIGSEELSSDSIHIFCRTESLLNIPVNVRYMFKSLKMRRRTRSINDLGDFIVECSPATRSVNVIVSPSGRWIFDSIEAIVKARTFIKSSLFFKLGNSDDTVGHIRSRSTGTRRIEFSELTSAPSGHFDTSSQKPMMAVIPFRKQKTMSNFSKEMLLFCSATDFPCSYQSSSSAHHFTSTGLLRCVWKGGTPHFVFSLNDDPRELYLANPLKIKSSVDRAMDYMYLFHSKTDSRKDSRNPINGASNVVGKMKVSSTLVLNSNRSKFIETKFVLFGANGDHFKEMPSSSSPIMKSKGLSKKVAGIFRPSPSSKHTSTHKVGEASSQSEGLEEVFIGEVSNIDESFALNHLADDFPPNFELAAIVVEDYQHDSNKLAASGGWGLSFLNRASHADNCPEPSSASKNREEILMRNSRKSARRMNVLVPAGFHGGPITRTGGPSSLVERWRSGGHCDCGGWDVGCPLTVLDNCCIHSKTSPPEESREDLSSVDLFMEGAKHGEPTLKLVNSSEGLYIIYFQSTLSALQSFSAAVAIIHTQTPDLYPNL comes from the exons ATGAAGATGAATTGTATATATTTGGCTGAGACAAAAGTATTCCAAGATGAAAATGCCATACCTTGTAGTTCGGACAGTACCGGAGGGTTGGAAGAAGACAATTGCTTGTATTTTGTCATACCGGAACTTAAATTAGAGCTTTTTGAGAAGGTCAGCAGGAATCTACCTTTGATCTTGGATGTTGGACGATCAAAAAATAGTTCAATATGTAACCAGAAATCATGTCCATGCAGCAATGAACTCATCTTTCCAAATTATATCAATTTTATCAGTCCCAATAGGAAGTTCGCACAGCATTTCATTGGATCGGAAGAACTTAGTTCTGATTCTATTCATATCTTTTGTAGAACAGAATCCCTGTTAAACATCCCCGTGAATGTGAGATATATGTTCAAAAGCTTAAAAATGCGAAGAAGAACAAGGAGTATTAATGATCTGGGCGATTTCATTGTTGAATGTTCTCCAGCAACTCGTTCCGTGAATGTAATTGTGAGTCCTTCAGGGCGATGGATTTTTGATTCTATAGAGGCAATTGTCAAGGCAAGGACCTTTATAAAAAGCTCACTATTCTTCAAGCTAGGCAATTCAGATGATACTGTGGGACACATTAGATCAAGATCGACCGGTACCAGACGAATAGAATTCTCAGAGTTGACAAGTGCTCCTTCTGGGCATTTTGATACCTCATCACAAAAGCCCATGATGGCGGTAATTCCTTTTAGGAAGCAGAAAACCATGTCTAACTTCTCCAAAGAGATGCTTCTGTTTTGCTCAGCTACAGACTTTCCATGTTCATAtcagtcctcttcatctgcacaCCACTTTACTTCAACAGGGCTTCTTCGCTGTGTGTGGAAGGGTGGGACTCCTCATTTTGTGTTCTCTCTGAATGATGATCCGAGGGAATTGTATTTGGCAAATCCTCTGAAGATCAAGTCCTCGGTTGACAGGGCCATGGATTACATGTACTTGTTTCATTCGAAAACTGATAGCCGGAAGGATTCAAGAAACCCCATCAATGGTGCCTCGAATGTTGTCGGTAAGATGAAGGTATCGAGTACTCTAGTTCTGAACTCGAATAGATCTAAATTCATAGAAACCAAGTTTGTCTTGTTTGGTGCTAATGGAGACCATTTCAAAGAAATGCCAAGTTCCTCCTCTCCTATTATGAAAAGCAAGGGATTATCTAAGAAGGTGGCAGGAATATTTAGACCAAGTCCTTCATCCAAGCATACATCTACTCACAAAGTTGGTGAAGCAAGCTCTCAATCTGAGGGTCTGGAGGAAGTGTTTATAGGTGAGGTGAGCAATATTGATGAATCATTTGCTTTGAATCACCTTGCAGATGATTTCCCACCCAATTTCGAGTTGGCTGCAATAGTTGTGGAAGACTATCAGCATGATAGCAATAAACTGGCAGCAAGTGGAGGTTGGGGCCTTAGCTTTCTCAACAGAGCTAGTCATGCTGATAACTGTCCAGAGCCTTCATCTGCTTCAAAAAACAGAGAAGAAATTCTCATGAGAAATTCAAGGAAATCTGCCAGGAGAATGAATGTTTTAGTTCCAGCTGGTTTCCATGGCGGTCCAATTACCAGAACTGGTGGCCCATCTAGTCTTGTTGAGAGGTGGAGGTCTGGTGGACATTGTGACTGTGGTGGGTGGGATGTTGGGTGTCCTCTGACAGTACTCGACAACTGCtgtatccattcaaaaacttcgCCGCCGGAGGAATCACGAGAAGATCTCAGCTCAGTTGACTTGTTTATGGAG GGTGCAAAGCATGGTGAACCGACGCTCAAGCTGGTGAATTCGAGTGAAGGCCTCTACATTATTTACTTTCAGTCAACTCTCTCGGCTCTGCAATCGTTCTCCGCAGCGGTGGCGATCATCCATACTCAAACACCAGACCTCTATCCAAACCTGTAG